DNA sequence from the Alphaproteobacteria bacterium genome:
GCCCTTGCTATCGAGCCGTCGGAAAATCTCGGCTTTACGGTCGTTTTCACGCCCCCCGGCGCGGAATATTTCTGCGTCGAGCCGGTGAGCCATATGACGGATGCCGTCAACAGCAGCCGCGGCGACAGCGGGCTGGCATGGCTCGAACCTTCCGCGTCCATGATCGCGCATATGACGCTGAGAGCGGAAGAGATAGATGGCGGCACCAAAAACCAGATGAATGCAGCGCCGGCTTTATAATATGCGCGCTATCTCGTAAGGCGTTTTTTTTGGCGGCATCCAGAACGGCGTACAAAGCGAACGACATACCCGCTTAGGCTTTTTTCTTTTTCGGGCGCGCCGCCTTGTGATGCTGAAAGATGCTGTGCAGCAGGCCGGGAAAGCGCCGCTCGATGTCGGCCTTGCGGACGATGCTGATGACTTCGACACCCTTTTTCCTAGAACGGATAAGTCCCGCTTCGCGCAATACGCGATAATGGAAAGACAAGGTCGAGGCCGGAAGCTCGTCGCAGGCCGTGCCGCAATTCATGCCCGCGCAGCCCGCGAGCCGGAACAGAATCTTGCGCCGCATCGGGTCGGCCAGGGCATGCAGCACCTGGTCGAGCGTGATGTCCTTCATAGCGGGGTGATGCAACGCTTTGGCCATGGCCGCATGCTAGCACGATAAAGCCATCTTAACACAATAAAACCATATTTCAAGATTATTGAAATTTTAGACGCCTGCGCTATCATGCGGCGCAAGACGGCGAAGCCTCGTTGTTCCCTCCCCGTTCCCCGGAAGTGCTCCATGTGGATCGTGCGCGTAGCCTTGCAGCGGCCTTATACTTTCGTGGTATTGGCGCTGCTTCTCCTTATTGCCGGGCCGCTGACGATCCTGCGGACGCCGGTGGATATTTTCCCCAATATCGGCATTCCGGTGGTCGCCACCATATGGAGCTTCACCGGCCTGCCGCCCGATCAGATGGCGAACCGCATCACCGGCTCCTATGAGCGGGTGCTGACCATTACCGTCAACGATATCGAGCATATAGAATCGCAATCGCTGGCCGGAATCGCGGTGGTCAAAACCTTCTTCCAGCCTACGGTGAAGATCGACATGGCTGTGGCGCAGACCACCGCCATCGCGCAGACCCTGCTGCGCTCGCTTCCGCCCGGCACCCACGCCGCCCTTCATTATGAGCTATAACGCCTCGAGCGTGCCGATCATGCAATTGGCGCTGTCGAGCGATACATTGTCGGAGCAGGAATTATTCGACGCCGGAAACAATATCATCCGCACCCAGCTCGCCACGGTGCAGGGCGCGGCGCTGCCTTACCCTTATGGCGGCAAGCAGCGCCAGATTCAGGTCGATCTCGACCAGCAGAAACTGCAGGCTTTCGGCCTTTCGGCTCAGGACGTCAATGAAGCCATCGGCAGGCAAAATCTCATTCTGCCCGCCGGCACGCAGAAAATCGGCGCCTATGAATATAACGTGAAGCTGAACGCCAGCCCGGCGCTGGCGGACGAATTGAACGATCTGCCGATCAAGGCCGTGAACGGCACCCTCGTCTATGTCCGGGACGTCGCGCATGTGCGCGACGGATTCTCGCCGCAGACCAATATCGTGCGCGTCGACGGCAGACGGGCGGTGCTGATGACGGTGCTGAAGACGGGCGATTCCTCGACGCTCGATATCATCAACCGCGTCAAGGGCAAGCTCGAGCAGGTCAAGGCGAGCCTGCCGCCCGGACTCAATCTCGATATCATCGGCGACCAGTCGGTCTTCGTCAGCGCCGCCATCAGCGGCGTGATGCGTGAAGGCGCGATCGCGGCGGCCCTGACCGGCCTTATGATCCTGCTGTTCCTCGGCAGCTGGCGCAGCACCTTGATCATCACGGTGTCGATCCCGCTGTCGGTGCTGGCGTCGATCATGGCGCTTTCCGCGCTCGGCGAGACCATCAACATCATGACGCTGGGCGGGCTTGCCTTGGCGGTCGGCATTCTGGTCGATGACGCGACCGTGGCCATCGAAAACATCAACTGGCATCTCGAGCAAGGCAAGAAAGTCGAAGAGGCGATCCTGGACGGCGCGCATCAAATCGCGATTCCGGCGCTGGTCTCCACCTTATGCATCTGCATCGTTTTCATCCCGATGTTTTTCCTGACCGGCGTCGCGCGCTATCTGTTCGTGCCGATGGCCGAGGCCGTCGTGTTCGCGATGCTGGCCTCGTATGTGCTGTCGCGGACCCTCGTGCCGACGATGGCGAAATATCTTCTGCGCGAGCATGAGGGCGAGCACGGCCAGGCGGCGAAGGAGAACGGCCATCTGCTGACCCGCTGGCAGCTTGCCTTCGAGCGCGGATTCGAGCGGATGCGCAGCGGCTACAGGGATATTCTCAGCGCCATCCTGTCGCATGGCGGCGCTTTCATCATCGTCTTCCTCGGCTTTATTTTGCTTTCTCTGGCGGTGCTCGGCCCATGGCTCGGCTCGAATTTCTTTCCCTCCGTCGATGCCGGGCAGATCAAACTGCATCTGCGCGCCCATACCGGCACGCGTGTCGAGGAAACCGCGGCGCTGTGCGACCATGTCGACACGGTCATCCGGCGCGTGATTCCGGCGCGCGACCTGGACAGCATCACGCACAATGTCGGCCTGCCCTATAGCGGCATCAACCTGACCTACAGCAATTCCGCGCCGATCGGCCCGGCGGACGCCGATCTTTATATTTCCCTGAAGCCAGGCCACAAGCCGACGGAGGACTATATCCATGATCTGCGCGTCGAGCTGGCGGAAAGCATGCCCGGCGTGACGTTCGTGTTCCTGCCCGCCGATATCGTCAGCCAGATTCTCAATTTCGGCCTGCCGTCGCCCATCGATGTGCAGATAACCGGCGCGAACGGAGCGGCCAATCTCGACTACGCGGCGAAGCTGCTCGACAAGATCAAGCGCGTGCCCGGCATCGTCGACAGCCGCATCCAGCAGGCGGTCGACGCGCCGGAATTCCGCGTCAAGGTCGACCGCAGCCGCGCCGAAGAGCTTGGCGTCGCGCAGCGCGACGTGGCGACCAATCTGCTGATCTCGCTGAGCGGCAGCTTCCAGACGTCGCCGACCTTCTGGCTCGATCCGAAGAGCGGCGTTCCCTATTCCATCGTCACCCAGACCCCGCAATACGATCTGTCCTCGCTGGACGATCTGCGCAATGTGCCGATCAGCGGCGGCGGCAAGCCGCAGATTCTAGGCGCTTTGGCGACCATCGAGCGGGGACAGGGACCCGCCGTGGTGTCGCATTACAACGCCCAGCCGGTCGTGGACATTTTCGCCTCGGTTCAGGGGCGCGATCTCGGCGGCATCGCCAAAGACGTGCGCGCGATCTTCAAGGACATGAAAGACGGCCTGCCGAAGGGCTCGAGGATCATGGCGCGGGGCCAGATGCAGACCATGGATGAATCATTCGCCGGTCTTTTCGCCGGACTTCTGGGCGCCATCGTGCTGGTTTATTTCCTCATCGTCGTGAATTTCCAGTCATGGCTCGACCCGTTCATCATCATCACCGCTCTGCCCGGCGCGATTGCCGGCATCGTATGGATGCTGTTCCTGACGCATACCTCGCTGTCGGTTCCGGCGTTGACCGGCGCAATCATGTGCATGGGCGTGGCGACGGCGAACAGCATCCTGATCGTCAGCTTCGCGCGCGAGCGCATGACGCATGGCGACGACGCGCTGGCTGCCGCGCTGGAGGCCGGGTTTACCCGGCTGCGCCCGGTTTTGATGACGGCGCTGGCCATGATCATCGGCATGGTGCCGATGGCGCTGGGCCTCGGCGAAGGTGGCGAGCAGAACGCGCCGCTCGGTCGCGCCGTGATCGGCGGGCTGCTTTTCGCCACGGTCGCCACGCTGTTTTTCGTGCCCGCCGTTTTCAATCTGATCCATGGCCGCCGCCAGCGCGCCGCCAATCTTTCCCCACTCTGAGCCGGAGATCGCCATGAACAAATTTCCCGCGCAGGATTTCGAGCCACGCTCTCGCAAGCCCGGCTATCGCGCCGTGATCGCCGCGGCTGCCGCGATCCTGCTGATCGCCGGGATCGGCATCTTCATGCGCGTGCGCGAATCCGCCGCGCTCGACGACGAGACGCAGAAAGCCGCCATTCCCGCCGTCACCGTCATCAAGGCGCCGCGCGGCCCGGTGACGGAGGACATCGTTCTCCCTGGCAATGTTCAGGCATGGCATGAAGCGCCGATTTTCGCCCGCACCAACGGCTACCTGAAAAGCTGGACCGCCGATATCGGCCGTTCAGTGAAAGAAGGCGATATCCTGGCCGAAATCGACACGCCCGAAGTCGACGCGCAGCTGCGCCAGGTCGAGGCCGATCTTGCCACGGCCCAGGCCAATGACAAGCTCGCGCAAAGCACGGCGCGGCGCTGGAACGATTTGCTCAAGGCGAACGCGGTCTCCAAGCAGGACGCGGACGACAAGATCGGCGCAGCCGCCGCGAGCGCGGCGGCGCTGAATGCCGCCCAGGCCAATCTCGACCGCCTGCGGCAGCTGGAATCCTTTAAGCGCATCGTCGCGCCTTTCGACGGCGTCATCACCGCGCGCAACACCGACACGGGTGCGCTGATCAATGCGGGCGCGGGGCAGGAGCTTTTCCATATCGTCGAAACCGACAAGCTGCGCGTCTATGTCTCGATGCCGCAGCTTTACGTATCCTTCGTGACGCCCGACCTGACGGCGGAACTGCGTTTCGCCGAGCATCCCGGAAAAATCTATGCCGCAAAACTCGCCCGCACCGCCGAAGCGCTCGATCCCGCCACGCGCACCCTTCTGGTGCAGTTGGAGGTCGACAATAAGGACGGTGAGCTTTTGCCCGGCGGCTATACGGAGGTGCATTTCAAATTGCCCTCGTCGAGCGAGACCGTGCGCCTGCCGGTGAACACCTTGCTGTTCCGGGGGGAGGGCATGCAGGTGGCGACGGTGGATCAGGATAATAAGGCCCTGCTCAAATCCATCGATATCGGGCGCGATTACGGCAAGGAAGTCGAAGTGAAGTCGGGCATTAGTCCCGACGAGCGGATCATCGTCAATCCCCCCGACTCTCTTGTCACCGGCCAGCCGGTGCGCATCGTGCAGCCGCAACAGCCGAAGCCGCCCGAACAGAATGGCGGCAAGCCATGAGCGTCGCGAGCGCGGGCCTTGGGATTCTCTGCATGGGTGTGGGCATGGCGCTGGCGTCGTGCACGCTCGCGCCGGATTACGAGCCGCCGGCGATGCCCGCTCCCGCCGCCTATCGCGAGGCCGGCGACTGGATGCCCGCGCGGCCCGCCGACGAGACGCCGCGCGGGGCTTGGTGGCGCGCCTTCAACGATCCGGCGCTCGACGCGCTGCAGGATAAATCCGCGACGGCCAATCAAAGCCTGAAGGCCGCGCTGGCCCGTTACGACGGCGCGCGCGCCGCGGCGCAAGCGGCGCAATCCGCCTTCTTCCCTCTGATCGCCGGCAGCGCCGGGGCGTCGCGGCAGAAGCAATCCGGAAACACCGCCAATCGTCCGGGCGTCAAGATATTCAATGACTTCTCTGTGGACGCTAATCTTTCTTATGAAGTCGATTTGTGGGGACGGATTCGCAATGCCGTGGCGGCGGCCGAAGGCGAGGCAGAGGCGAGCAAGGCTGATCTCGCGGTCGCCACGCTCGATTTGCAGGCCGAGCTGGCGATGAATTACTTCACCCTGCGCGGCGATGACGCGCTCCTTGAAATTCTCGACAAGACGGTCGATGTCGACGCCAAGTCGCTCGATCTGCTGCAAAGGCGCCTCAAGGGCGGCATCACGACGCAGGCCGATGTCGATCAGGCGGAAACCTTGCTCGAAAACGCCAAGGCGCAAGCCGCTGAATTCCGCCTGCATCGGGCGCAGACCGAACATGCCATCGCGGTGCTGATCGGCGAGATGCCGGGGGGCTTCAGCCATCCCGTCGCGCCGCTTGCCGGAGAGGCGGTTCCGGCCATCGATCCCGGCCTGCCCTCGACGTTGCTGGAGCGGCGGCCCGATATCGCCGCGGCGGAACGCCGGATGATGGCGGCCAACGCGGAAATCGGCGTGGCCCGCGCCGCCTGGTTCCCCGCCTTCGATCTGGGAGCCGCCTTCGGCGCGGCCAGCGCGGCGGCGGGCAACTGGCTCAGCGCGCCGAGCACTTTCTGGTCGCTCGGCCCCTCCGCCGCGATGACGCTGTTCGATGGCGGGCATATCGCCGCGCTGACGGATGAAGCGCGCGCGGCCTATGACGAAGCCGCTGCCGATTACCGCCAGACCGTTCTGATCGCCTATCGCGAAGTGGAGGATAATCTCGCCGCGCTGCGCCAGCTTGATATAGAAAGCCGCAGCCAGGAAGCCGCCAAGAATGCGGCGGAACGCCTATTGGCCCAGGAAAACAGCCTCTATCTCGGCGGCGCGGCGACGTATATCGATGTCGCCGTCGCGCAGAACGCCGCGCTGCAGGCGGAGATCGCTTTCGTCAATGTTCGCGTCCGCCGCCTCGCCGCCGCCATTCAGCTCGTCCGCGCCCTCGGCGGAGGATGGCAGGAGGAAAAATCGGCGCTTCCCATAGCCAGTCCCGGCAAGGATTAGGGAAGCGATTGCGGCCATGCTGGATTCTGAAAGACCCTCAGGGCTGCTTTCAAGATGACGCGGCCTTGCTCAGAAGCCGCGCGGGAATGCCGACATAAATCCCTGGCGCGGCTATGTCGTAAGGCGCGACGCCGCCCGCGCCGAGCGTGATGCCGTCCGCTAGCGTCACGCGGTCAATCACCGTCGCGCCTGCGCCGATGAAATTATAGGCGCCGATTTGCGCGCGGCCCGCGACCGTGGCGCGGACGGAGATATGGCTGAAAGCGCCGATGCGCGCCTCATGTTCGACGGCGGCGCCGGTATTGACGATGCAGCCCTCGGCCACGGCGGCCATGGGGCCGATATGGGCGTGCTGCGCCACGAAGCAGCCCTCGGCCACCGTAGCGCCCACCCCGACGGTCGCGGTCGGCGCGATCAGCGTGGCGATGCGCCGTCCGCGCTGCCGGGCTTCGGCCATTTGCGCGGCGCGGCGCTGGCCGTCGCCGGAGGCAGGCATGGCGCGCCAGTCTCCGAAGCCGTCCCCTTCGGGCCACGCCGCTTGCACGGGATGGCCGAGAAAATTCTCCCCGGGCCGCGCCCGCGGGTCGACAAACAACAGCGCGCCGAATCCGCAAGCCAGCGCGACATCCGCCACCGAGCGCGCATGGCCGCCGAACCCGATGATGATAAGACCAGGCAAAGACATCACGCCGCTCCTTTTGTTTCCGTTGCCGAGATCCTGTCCAGGATTTCGATATGGCTGTCGACGACATCGGTCCATCCGCGCCGCGCCAGTCTCTCGTAAACCGGTTTTTGCGCCGCCAGAAGCGCCTGCCTGTTCTTCAGCCCGGCTTCGATGCGATTCGCCATGTCACGCCAGTCATAAGGATCGAAGAATGTTCCGGCGGCTTCCAGCGCGGGATCGTCCAGCATTTCCAGCGTCACGGGGATGCGCGCCATCACCGCCGGCGTATCGACGGATAAGGCTTCGGTGAAGGTGAAGGGGCAGCCGCCTTCGCTCAGGCTGGGATTGACCGCGAGCTCGGCAAGCCTGTAGCAGGCGGCAAGCTCGGGCACGGTCAGGTCGTGCAAGCAGAGCACGTCGTTTTCGAGATGACGGTCGTGGATGAAGGCCGCGACCTCGGGCATGCTGTATGGATTGCCGGTCAGGATGAGCTTATGGCCGATATAGCGCCTGCGCAGCAGGTGCTCATAGGCGCGCAGCAGCGAGAATATGTTTTTGTTGGGCCGGAATTGGCTTGCGTAGAATATAAAGCTGACCGAGCCGTTGCCGAAGTTCCGCGCATAGGCCGCGTTATTCGATTTGCGCATGGCTTGCAGCAGCCGCGCCTCGCAATAATTGCGGCTGGCGGCGGCGGCATCCGGCAGCCCCGTGACGGTTATCCATGAATCAAGCGTGAAGGGCGCGTGGGGCACGACATGGACTTTGGCCGGGTCTACATAATAATGCTCCACCAGCGTGCTCCATTTCACGGTCTCGCTATAGGTCGTAAAATGACTGCCGCCGCGGATGGCGGCTTCGATGTTGCGCACGCTTTCAAGAAAGCTGTCGCCGGTGGCATGGGCGAAGCCGACCGCGAAATCCGCCGTCACCACGTCGGGCACGCAGATCAGGCGCGGCGCCGCGATCGTGTTGAAGGCGGGCCAGAAGGCGGCCGGGCAGTACCAGGCCTTCACATGCCCAAGGCGGTTCGCCCGCGCCGCGAGCAGCGCGATCTCGGAATTGAGCGCGGCCTGGAACAGCCTGGGCGCTCCAGGCAGGTTTGGCATTCTGCCCAGAAATGAATGCAGGATCTGCTTGATGGGAGGCGGCTGGAATCGTCCGCGCGCGAGGCGAATCGCGGCCAGCGCGATCACGGACGCCAGGCCGATGAGCGCCGCCACCGCGAGCGCGAGGGCCAGCAAAGGAGACAGCGCCAGCAAAAGCGCCAGGAGCGCCGGCCAATGACGAATGCGGGCCAGGCCGTGCGCCGCCGCCCCGGAGGGCGCGAAGCCTTTCGGCCTGAAGCCCAACTTGCGGCGGAGTTTCGATGCCGCGTCGATGAGGGTGCGCGGCCCATGGCGTAGCGCCGTTATGAGATCGAGCAGAACCGGCCTGCCCGCTGGTGTCACGATGACGAATCTGTCGGGATCGATCCCCTCGCTTTCGCAAAGGTGCCGCAGTTTCTTTTTCAGCCATAGGGGGCAGGCCACCGTCCACTGGATGTCCTCATGCTTCTCCGCCGCGCGCAGAAATGCGGCAAGATGCCGGGCGAGGCCTTCGCTCCGCAGATCGGCGAGGGGGCTATAGCCCAGGAAAATGCCGTAATGTCTCACAGGCATGCGCGCACCGCCTTCCAGTAATGCCCGGCGAGACGCGTGACGCTTTGCATGTCGAGCGTCTCTTTGGCGGGTAGCCCGGCCCTCAGGCCGTTCGCCTCCCGCTCCATGCGTTTGAGCGCGCGCGCCATGCCGCGCGGATCGTGCGCGTCCATCCAGCCGAGATTGAGGCCGAACTGCGCGTCGATTTCGCGCATGGGCGGATAGTCGCTGGACAAGGAGGGCACGCCGAGATGCGCGGCCTCGATCACGCTGAACGTGCCGTTGTCGATCCGGGCGGGATGCCACAGAAACGCCGCGCCCGCCAGCATCCGCCGGTAGTGCCCGTCGGGCAGCTCGCCCATCCAGTGCAGCCGCTCGTCCAGGGTGGCGCAGCCGCGCGCAGCCGCCGCGGCTTGTTTCAGATGCGGCACGTCCATCTGCAGCAGCCTGTGCGTATTGACGCCGGTGACGCGGCAGTCGAGCTGTCCGTCCAGGACTTCATAATATTCCGCAAGGGCCAGCAGCGCATTCAGATGGTTCTTATGCGGCGCGGCATTCGTGGTCCACAGAAAATAGGGCCGCTCCGCCTGTTTCGCCGCCGTCGCTGGGCTGGCGTCGAAGGACGGCGCCAGTATCGGCACGCGCCGCAGCCTGAAAGGTTCGATGCCGGCATAGTTCAACGCGTCGCTTTCCGTGAAGCGGGTGGTGACCAGCACGCGCGCCGCCGCGCGCGCCGCGTTCAGATAAGGCTGGTCCGCGCCATGGGGCAGGATCGTCTCATAACGCTGAAGATAATCGTAGATCATGCAGATATGGGGGCGCAGGGGCAGCAGGGGATATTGCAGCCTGTCGCTGATCGTGATCCACAGATCGCAATCGGCGAATTGCCGCATGCCGTCTTCGGGCACGATATAGCCGTCATGCGCCGCCGTTCCGTCATATCCGGCATAACACATGGCGCGCCGGGCGGCGGCGGCGTTCAAGTGACGCCATGTATAGGCGCGGCGCGAGATTCCGGGATGCAGATCCTTCCATTCATCGGCGGCGTAAATCGTGTCGTCGTCCAGATGCGCCAGAACGATGTCCGCATCCTCGCCGGCCTGGCGGCTGCCTTCATGCAGCGCCTGCGCCAGCAGCTTGGCGCCGCGCAGGCTGCCGCCGCGATAGCCAACGGGCACGATCACCGCGATGCGCTTGCGGCGCGCGCCGGCATACGGCGCGGCTTTGGCAAGCTCCAGCCCAGCCATGATACGCGCGAAGCCGTCGCGCCAAGCCGGTTCGCAGTTTTCCGCCTTCATCATTTCCAGCATGTGCGGCTGAGTCCGGCGGATGGCCTCGCTCAGTTTCTTGTCGCCCTTCAGTATGCGTTCGATCTTGCGCCGGGCCTCGGCGATATCGGCGCAGCGCCCCGGCTGGCCCATGCCGCCCAGGCGGTCGAGCATGCCGCCCGCCAGGAAAACCAGCGGCATGCCCGCGCGGACGGCCTCGAAAGGATGGTAATGAATGTGGTTCGGCTCGGTCGAATGGTAATACATCACGGCGGCATCGCGCATATTCGCCTCATGCGCCGCGCGCGGCACGAAGCCCATGACCTTGGGATCGGGCACCGGTACCGGCTGCGCGCCGCCGATGATGCAATCCATTCCCTGGAAATCCTCGACGAAGCGATCATAGATCGCCTTGTAATAGGGCGACGTTCCGATGCGCGGGCAGACGAAGAGAATCTTCTTTTTTTCGCCCGTCCAGCCGTCCCGCACGGCCGCGCCGCCGCCCAATCCCAAGGGCAGGAAGCAGAGCCTGGACTTCAGGAACGGCCCCTCGACTTCGGCCAGATGCTC
Encoded proteins:
- a CDS encoding helix-turn-helix domain-containing protein, with the protein product MAKALHHPAMKDITLDQVLHALADPMRRKILFRLAGCAGMNCGTACDELPASTLSFHYRVLREAGLIRSRKKGVEVISIVRKADIERRFPGLLHSIFQHHKAARPKKKKA
- a CDS encoding efflux RND transporter periplasmic adaptor subunit produces the protein MNKFPAQDFEPRSRKPGYRAVIAAAAAILLIAGIGIFMRVRESAALDDETQKAAIPAVTVIKAPRGPVTEDIVLPGNVQAWHEAPIFARTNGYLKSWTADIGRSVKEGDILAEIDTPEVDAQLRQVEADLATAQANDKLAQSTARRWNDLLKANAVSKQDADDKIGAAAASAAALNAAQANLDRLRQLESFKRIVAPFDGVITARNTDTGALINAGAGQELFHIVETDKLRVYVSMPQLYVSFVTPDLTAELRFAEHPGKIYAAKLARTAEALDPATRTLLVQLEVDNKDGELLPGGYTEVHFKLPSSSETVRLPVNTLLFRGEGMQVATVDQDNKALLKSIDIGRDYGKEVEVKSGISPDERIIVNPPDSLVTGQPVRIVQPQQPKPPEQNGGKP
- a CDS encoding glycosytransferase encodes the protein MTSGKMPRAMWLLNHTTLREFDLEQLAALGVTEVFTPKSFLYDEGNLSATVDHATDRTLTIPAQDLALLNAQDWYGEPSQEAWDIANRHFQIAIMGFFPRQLMAAARFFEGSVVLRAFGLAKGHSYTQALADATGPHAMEALKRLGGRFWFGASYEHLAEVEGPFLKSRLCFLPLGLGGGAAVRDGWTGEKKKILFVCPRIGTSPYYKAIYDRFVEDFQGMDCIIGGAQPVPVPDPKVMGFVPRAAHEANMRDAAVMYYHSTEPNHIHYHPFEAVRAGMPLVFLAGGMLDRLGGMGQPGRCADIAEARRKIERILKGDKKLSEAIRRTQPHMLEMMKAENCEPAWRDGFARIMAGLELAKAAPYAGARRKRIAVIVPVGYRGGSLRGAKLLAQALHEGSRQAGEDADIVLAHLDDDTIYAADEWKDLHPGISRRAYTWRHLNAAAARRAMCYAGYDGTAAHDGYIVPEDGMRQFADCDLWITISDRLQYPLLPLRPHICMIYDYLQRYETILPHGADQPYLNAARAAARVLVTTRFTESDALNYAGIEPFRLRRVPILAPSFDASPATAAKQAERPYFLWTTNAAPHKNHLNALLALAEYYEVLDGQLDCRVTGVNTHRLLQMDVPHLKQAAAAARGCATLDERLHWMGELPDGHYRRMLAGAAFLWHPARIDNGTFSVIEAAHLGVPSLSSDYPPMREIDAQFGLNLGWMDAHDPRGMARALKRMEREANGLRAGLPAKETLDMQSVTRLAGHYWKAVRACL
- a CDS encoding acetyltransferase — encoded protein: MSLPGLIIIGFGGHARSVADVALACGFGALLFVDPRARPGENFLGHPVQAAWPEGDGFGDWRAMPASGDGQRRAAQMAEARQRGRRIATLIAPTATVGVGATVAEGCFVAQHAHIGPMAAVAEGCIVNTGAAVEHEARIGAFSHISVRATVAGRAQIGAYNFIGAGATVIDRVTLADGITLGAGGVAPYDIAAPGIYVGIPARLLSKAASS
- a CDS encoding glycosyltransferase, encoding MPVRHYGIFLGYSPLADLRSEGLARHLAAFLRAAEKHEDIQWTVACPLWLKKKLRHLCESEGIDPDRFVIVTPAGRPVLLDLITALRHGPRTLIDAASKLRRKLGFRPKGFAPSGAAAHGLARIRHWPALLALLLALSPLLALALAVAALIGLASVIALAAIRLARGRFQPPPIKQILHSFLGRMPNLPGAPRLFQAALNSEIALLAARANRLGHVKAWYCPAAFWPAFNTIAAPRLICVPDVVTADFAVGFAHATGDSFLESVRNIEAAIRGGSHFTTYSETVKWSTLVEHYYVDPAKVHVVPHAPFTLDSWITVTGLPDAAAASRNYCEARLLQAMRKSNNAAYARNFGNGSVSFIFYASQFRPNKNIFSLLRAYEHLLRRRYIGHKLILTGNPYSMPEVAAFIHDRHLENDVLCLHDLTVPELAACYRLAELAVNPSLSEGGCPFTFTEALSVDTPAVMARIPVTLEMLDDPALEAAGTFFDPYDWRDMANRIEAGLKNRQALLAAQKPVYERLARRGWTDVVDSHIEILDRISATETKGAA
- a CDS encoding efflux transporter outer membrane subunit, translating into MSVASAGLGILCMGVGMALASCTLAPDYEPPAMPAPAAYREAGDWMPARPADETPRGAWWRAFNDPALDALQDKSATANQSLKAALARYDGARAAAQAAQSAFFPLIAGSAGASRQKQSGNTANRPGVKIFNDFSVDANLSYEVDLWGRIRNAVAAAEGEAEASKADLAVATLDLQAELAMNYFTLRGDDALLEILDKTVDVDAKSLDLLQRRLKGGITTQADVDQAETLLENAKAQAAEFRLHRAQTEHAIAVLIGEMPGGFSHPVAPLAGEAVPAIDPGLPSTLLERRPDIAAAERRMMAANAEIGVARAAWFPAFDLGAAFGAASAAAGNWLSAPSTFWSLGPSAAMTLFDGGHIAALTDEARAAYDEAAADYRQTVLIAYREVEDNLAALRQLDIESRSQEAAKNAAERLLAQENSLYLGGAATYIDVAVAQNAALQAEIAFVNVRVRRLAAAIQLVRALGGGWQEEKSALPIASPGKD